The Pan troglodytes isolate AG18354 chromosome 15, NHGRI_mPanTro3-v2.0_pri, whole genome shotgun sequence genomic sequence AAGCCTGGAATTCCTGCACTCTGTGCCCCGTGCAGCCTCTTCGCCCAGTTTTAGAAATTTCTGCAGCTGCCCACCTGCTACCCCACAAAACCTGAAGGGCTTAAGTTTCTGTTTCTGGAAGGGATAGCTGCAGCCCCTGGAGGCAGActtggggggagggagagactTGGGGGCCACACTCAGGACTTCCTCTGTCTTCAGCAACTGCAGCTTCTCAGAAGGCCAACCCTCCCCTCTCTCACCCTCCTGGCTGAGAGCCTAACCTGCTTCCCAGGTCCCCCATGGGAAAGGaccccctttcccctttcctgaaGGGGGCAGCCCTCCCCCCAACACCTGTGGTTATTTCTCGTCAGGTGGGatgagactgagaaaagaaataagacacagagacaaagtatagagaaagaacagtgggcccaggggaccggtgCTCAGCATATGGAGGACCTGTGCcggcactggtctctgagttccttcagtatttattgattactatttCTACTATTTCActgagggggatgtggcaggactatAGGGTAATgctggggagagggtcagcaggaaaacatgtgagcaaaggtctctgtcataaataagtttaaggaaaggtgctgtgcctggatgtgcacgtaggccagatttatgtctGACTTTACACAAACATCTCAGTGCAGTAAAGAGCGGTATTGccgccagcatgtctcacctccagccataaGGCAGTTCTCTCGTATCTCAGTAAAtagaatgtacaatcgggttttacaccgagacattccattcccagggaggAGCAGGAGATAGATGCTTTCCtcctatctcaactgcaaagaggccttcctctttcactaatcctcctcagcacagaccctttatgggtgttgggctgggggatggtcaggtttTTCCCTTGTcacgaggccatatctcaggctgtctcagtggggggAAACCTTGGACAAcacccaggctttcttgggcagaggtccctgcggccttccgcaatgcattgtgtccctgggtactcgaGACTGGAGAATGGCGATGGCTTTCACCAAGCACACTGCCTGCAAACACATTTTAACAcagcacgtcctgcacagccctaaacccattaaaccttgagtcaacacagcacatgtttctgcgagcacagggttggggctagggttacagattaacagcatctcaaggcagaagaatttttcttagtacagaacaaaatggagtttcttatgtccacttctttctacatagacacagcaGCAGTCTGATCTCTTTCTTTCCCCTACACTTTCCCTCCACAGGCAAGGTCAGAACTGCAGATATGAGATCCAGAGGGCAGGGTTGCCTATGGCAAGCAGTGAGCCTGGCACTGGGGCGGCTCCGGCCTGGGGCCGCTGGTAACCCTCAGCTTTCTGAGGTGGGTGTTTTTGTCCCCAGTGTGCAGACAgaagatcattttatttttgtttttattctgttgagacagggatcttgctgtgttggccaggctggtctcaatgtGCAGATAGATCAGAAGTTGGGTGACAGAGGTGTCCAGTCATGGGCCCAGCAATCCTTCCACCCTCCCAGAGCGCCGGCCCTGTGCGAGCCTGCCTGGGGCAAAACGACAGTGTAGGGGGGCCAGGCAGCTGTGACGGGGAGAGCAGCAGCAGATAACAGTGGGGAGGTGGCCCTCAAGGCCTTCAGACCTAAATGTCAGGGTGAGACCCCCCAGGCAGGGGCTGATTGGGAGCCTTAGTGGCCCCCAGAGCAGGTGCACAAGGAGAGGGGCTTGAAAGGTGCCAGTCTCCCCTCCAGCTGACCTCCCCTGTCCACAGCCCCTGCTCTCCCTGGGGCCCACAGGGGCTGCTTTGGCAGCATCCAGGCAGGAGGCTGCATGACGTTACCAGGCCAGTGTTTGGTCCAGGTTCCTCAGAAATCACACCTGGTTACACGTGAACCACTGGGCCTGGAGGGGGCTTCAAAGGAGGCCCAGGTCTTTTATCCACAGAACATGACCCGGCTCAGCAGGTCAGGCACAGGGCAGACTCCAGGCAGGGCACTGGACTCTATCCTTGTAGTCTGCTCCTCTGCAGAGTGCAGCCGGAGGCAGCATTGCTTCCTCCCAGTGCCCTGCACCTGAGTTCTGCAGAGCCCGAAGAGGAAGCGGGCTGAGGTCAGGAGAGGGACAGGGGCTGACTGGGGATCACAGAGCACAGTAGGGTAGGAGGCTGTGCTGCTCAGAGGGGAGGGACTGCAGTCACGTGGTCCCTGCCAGGGATTTGGGCACAGCAGCCTCCCCAGTGGGCATCCTTCCTGCCTGTTCCCACCTTTCTTCACATCAGCCATTGGTTCTCTGAAGCCGGTTTACTTTTAATTCTTaattaagagatagggtcttgctatgttgtccaggcggaactccaactcctggcctcaagcagtcctccctcttcagcctcctcagtgcTGAGCTTTGGGGGTTTATTGGCTTTAAATCCTAATCCCACTTTGACCTCACTggctgtgacctcaggcaagttatttaacctctctgagtttcagtttccccatctgtaaagtgttCCCTCCCTCCTAGGATCCTGGGGAGAAGTCAATGAGATGGCACAGCTGGGCATATACAACATCAGCTCTTGTTAGGGGAGCCCCAATACAAACTCTGCACAGGGAATCATCAGCTGAGGTAGGGGGGGTTGGTTCTGCTTGAGGACTCAGGCTGAGGACTGGGGCAGGCTCAGATGGAGCAGGTGGGCAGGGCTGAGGAGGCTGCCTGGAGGAAGGGGCACTGGAGGAGTTGACCAGCCAGTAATAGACAGAGAGGCAAGAGGGAAGTCGGAACCAAGGGAAACCACCGCCGAGTCACCAAGTCCCACCTTAGGCCCTTATAGGCACCCGGCCCTGACTCCACACCAACCACAGCTGAGAGGCTGGGGAAGAGAAACCCAAGAGAAGTGGAAAGTCAGAATCCCCCAGGGCAGAAATTAGGGGGTGACTCAGGCGGGTGCATCATCAAGGGAGAGAAGCATCCGCTGGAACACAGGTTCGGGAGCTGTGGATGGGGCTGTTTCAACGTTGAGAGCAGAAGGCAGGGAGGCCGTAAGGCAGAAGTAGAGGCAGCTGGTGGCCAGCGTGGTGGCCCCACAGGGACAGGAGCCCACAGAGAGTGGGAGGCCATGGAAGGCCTCTCACCAGCTTACTCCTGGGGGCTCCCAGCCGCAGCTAGGGCAGGGACACAGAGGGGCTGAGGTTGGACCCCTAGGTTTCCATGATGGACCCTGAGAAGCCAATGCAAGGGCCACAgacagcctggcctggcctgccCCAGAGGCGAGAGAGTTGAGAGTGCTCTACAGGCTGCCAGGGCTCCAGAGGGGAGCTCGCTCTGCAGGAGCCTGGCCACCTCATTTTACCAGGCCGGAGTGGCTGAGTGACTGGGGAGGGTGCCCTAGGGTCATTGCTAACTGGCTTGGGTTCGGGCGCAGGCTAAACCCTAGGCTGGGTCGGGGGGTCTCTGTTCCTCTGCAAGCTCTGGTCCTGAGAGCTAAGAGCTGGAGGGAGAAAATCCGTGTCCCCTGCCCCCGCTCCCCTGCACACACACTCCGCAGAGGAGCCAGCTGGGAACGGTGTTGCTGAGACAGAACGCCACTCCCGCTCCCCTGTTCTGCCCATCCTCCAGCAGCACCTCCTCCAGGCTCCTGCCCAGGCTCCTCACCAGACCCAAAAGTGGGCCCAAGTCATCCAGTTCTCATTATGCCTTGGTTCGCAGGAGGGGACACAGGACCCCCACTCCCTCCTAGAAGCAGCTCTGCACTCAGGACAACGTGCCCCCGTCGggggaggcagggcctgggcGGAAGGCCACTTCTGCAGACTTTTCCAGGCCCCCATCTGCTGCACAGAGCTCTGGCTGACCCTAGCCCAAGCCTTTTAGAACCGCCCCTTGACCTGCGATTCCTTTTCTGGAATTCATTTTAGGGCCCAGTCAGGGGTGTTCCCAGAGCAGTCTGCAATAACAAAATGTCTATGGCAAAGTGTCCTCATAGAGGACTGGGCAGTGAGCCACGGGCCAGCCCTCTGGTGAACCCCCAGGGGCTGTCAAAGGGGTCCGGGACAGCAGTGACAGCCAGGCCTTGGCTCCTGCCGCCCTTCAAATGTGCCTGGGTGCGACGGCAACCCGCGGCCGGCGGGGCGGGGggaccttttgtttgtttgttattatttgtagagatggtggggggggtctcactacgtttcccgggctggtctcgaactcttcagCTCAGAAGaacctcccgcctcggcctcccaaagcgcggGATCaaaggcgagagccaccgcgccggccggCCGCCATATGGATTTTGTCCAGTCTTTCGATCTTCCAGCGACCAGCAAATGTAAACAGAGCAGCTCACATGAGGGAAGAAGTCGCCCAGGAAACGTCCTCTGGGAGGGGCGGGAAGGGCAGCCTGGCGCTCCCAGGATCCCGTGCgcggagagggggagggggaggggggaggcggGGCGCGACGTCATCAGCGGGCGCGGAGCCGGAAGTGTTgtggccgccgccgccgcgcgtcGCGGAGGCACGTGTGGAGCCCCGGCAGCAGGAGCGTCGCAGGTGAGACTCCGCGGGGTACAGGGTGGCAGGGCGCGGGTGAGGGTGAcccgggccgggcacggtgcgcAGGGCCTGTTCCTCCAGCCTCGCATGGGCGGCCCCCGCCGGCCCGGCCTGGCTCCTTGCTGCCTCTGCATCGGCTGGGCGGTGTTTGCGTGGACGGCCAGCTCCGCGTCCCCAGCCCCTTACTGGGGAGCCCTGACTCCTCTGTCATACCCTGCCACCTAGCCCCCGTGGGGGAGACTGGGGCGAGGAATCAAGCCTGGCTTGGAGGTGACCTCATTGACCATTTGCCTCTCCCCCGCCGGTGGACACCTCGCAAAGGCGCTTCCTCATCTCACATCTTGGGAATGGGATTCAAGCTCCTGGAGAAGGGTGATGGGAGGGTCGGGTCCTCACTCCGGGAATCCTTGGGACCGACCTCCGCCATTGCCAAGCCTCAgtcttttcatctctgatttagGCTCATAGTCCCTGTCTCTTGTCCTAGACCAAGAAAGGCTTCAGaggccaggccagagtgcagcgcTATTGGGCTCCCTGTCAGGCAGTGGCAGAGACTGAGGCTGAGCTAGCCACACCCCGCCCATGCCCACTGCTGGGATGTAGGCCTCGAAGCCTTCTACCTAGACGCCAGGCCCTCATCCTGCCTCCTGACTTGCTCATGCCTACACACACCCCTCCCCAGGTCCTTGGCCCTTGCCAGACATTAGCACCATGAGCTTCGTGGCATACGAGGAGCTGATCAAGGAGGGTGACACAGCCATCCTGTCACTGGGCCATGGTGCAATGGTGGCAGTGCGTGTGCAGCGTGGGGCACAGACCCAGACCCGGCATGGTGTCCTGCGGCACTCAGTTGACCTTATCGGCCGCCCCTTCGGCTCCAAGGTGACGTGCGGCCGAGGTGGCTGGGTGTATGTGCTGCACCCCACGCCCGAGCTCTGGACGCTGAACCTGCCGCACCGCACGCAGATCCTCTACTCCACAGACATCGCCCTCATCACCATGATGTTGGAGCTTCGGCCCGGCTCTGTGGTCTGTGAGTCTGGTGAGTTCCTCAGGCTGCCTCAGTTTAACTCAGAAATTGACACAAAAGTGGAGGTCAGAGCCTCCAGCCTGCCCTTCCTACAGACGGATGTGGCTCCTCAGTTTCTATTTTCACATCTTTCCGGGATGCTGACAGCAGGGAGTGAAGGTGGAGGCAGGGAAGCCCGTTAGGAGGCTGGCGCTGTAACTGGAGTGAGAGGTGGTGGGAAATGGACCAGGAGGAGCTGGGGAGGACTGGTGCTCTAGTGAGGGTCCTGCTTGCCTTGGTGGGGCGTGGCCAGCTTGATGCTTGGCGCTGTCCTAGGTACTGACCGTCAACCTCTAGTCCTCTGTGCTGATGGTGAAGCAGAGAGAGTTGCCCCTTCTGGAAAGAGGCCAGGGCTACCCCGAGGAGCTCACTGTAGGTGGGGAGCCTTCCCCATCCTCATCCATGATCAGATCCTCACCTGCTACCAATGAATGTGAGCACCATTGTTGAGTCCAGGGCCTGGGCTGTGGGAACCCCTGCACACATACAGGTGCTGGGGCCGCCCAGTGTGGCGATTGAAGCCAAGATTGGCCCCAGGCGCTGATGCATCTAGGCTGTTGGTGGCATGTTCCTCACGGGCAGGAGAGCTAGGGTCCAGGTTCACGAAGAGTGCTTAGCACTGCCATGCTGGCTTTCTGAGGGCTGCAGGTCACCGTGTCCCTCCCTGGGGTGTCTGGGTGGGAGGGGTGGAGAGCAGGACTTAGCCACCCCCATCAGCTGCTGCTCCTGCGCATCCTGTGGCGGGTGCTGGTCTCTccgcccctgccccaccctcGCGAGAGAGCTCAATCAAGCAGCACCTTCTCCTGGCCTCCTCAGATATGCCAGGTCCCCTCCTAGGAACCGTGAACAAGAGAGACCAGGTTCCTGCCCTCGAGGAGGGGGACACAGCCTAGGTGAGCATCTCAGTGCCGCTGGTTGCTGTGAAGGTTGTGAGACGGGGCTGCGTGTCTGAGGGGGACCCAGAGTGGGGTCTCTCCAGCTAGGCCAGGCAGGGAAGACCTCTCTGAGGAGGGGACATTTGAGTTGAACATGATGAGGAGGGACCTACAAAGAGCCAAGGGACAGCTCTGCACCAAGGAGGAGCCGTGCCGAGGCCCTGCAGTTGGAGCATGCTGCCGAGTCAGGCTCAGTGGGGGAGGCAGAGAGGCTGGGAGTGAGGTTGGAGGGGAAACGAGCTCCACCCCGGAGGCCAACAAGTCTGACTTGCCCCTTAGTGGGAAGGGGGCATGGCCAGGCTTTGCAGAGGGGCGAGGCAGCAGGCTGGGGGCACCCAGGGGAGGGGCTGGACaggtggggagaggggctggcCCCTGAAAGGAATGTGGGAGGTGGCAGGACGTGGGACGGGATAGAGGGAGTGGAGGCACCTCCATGGGTCTGGCCCAAGCACTTGCGATGCTCAGCGCTATTTGGGTTCCAGGGATGGGTGGCAAGTGTGCAGTGGCTGCTCTAGCAGGAGTCTCCAGTGGAGGGGCCTGGGGATGGGAGTGGCATCAGGTAGATGGCCCCTGAAGCTGGAGCGGGAGGAGGGATGCAAGCCTTGACCCTCTCCATAAGACAGGAAGTCAAGCAGAGGGGCCATCTTGAGGGAAGCTGGGGAGGGAAGCTGGGGGCAGGTGCGCTGGGGAGGACTGGGGCCGTGTGGCTGGTGGCCAGGCCCTGCGTCCTGAGTCCGGCCAGGCCCTGCGTCCTGAGTCCAACCAGGCCAGGGCAGAGCCCCAGCCCCTGTGTGGTGGGGGCAGGTTTGGGCAGGCTTGGTGGGGGTGGGCTGTCTCAAGGGGACCAAGGAGCTTCTGGGGAGAGGTGGGCATGAGGACCGGCAGGGTGGGCCACTGTTGACGGGGATTGAGGAAGTGATTGGCCATGCATGGAATAAGACAGGGCTGAGTGATGGGATGGCCTCCCTGTCCCCCTTGCACAGATTTCCCTGGAGGCTCCAGGCAGCTGGGCTGCTCTCATTCCCTATACCTGCACTAGGCAGGATAGGGCAGGGTTGCCACTGGCCTCGCCTGTGCCCACAACAGACAGCACGGCATACACAGCCTGTCAACCCCAGCTCACCCCTAGACGGGGTGCCCAACCCAGGGCTAGCCTGGGGCTTTAGGCAGCCAGGACCACACAGCCCTGGAATGACGCCCACCTGTAGCCTGGGGTCCTCCCAAGCCCTGTGTGGGTCTCCAGGGTGAGGTGGGGGTTGTTtcctgggaggctgtgggtcCCGAGCAGTCCCAGCTGATGCCTTGCCCATCCCTTCTTGTCCTGCCAGGCACCGGCAGTGGCTCTGTGTCCCACGCCATCATCCGCACCATCGCACCCACGGGTCACCTGCACACGGTGGAGTTCCACCAGCAGCGGGCAGAGAAGGCCCGGGAGGAGTTCCAGGAGCACCGTGTGGGCCGCTGGGTGACTGTGCGCACCCAGGACGTGTGCCGCAGTGGCTTTGGCGTGAGCCACGTGGCCGACGCCGTCTTCCTGGACATCCCGTCACCCTGGGAGGCCGTGGGCCACGCCTGGGACGCCCTCAAGGTCGAAGGTGCATCAGGGGTTCCGGGAGAGGTACagcctgggtgggggtggggcaaggGTGCAGGACTGAGCTCCTGGGATCTCAGAGGGGTCCAGAGACCAAGCCACACCATGGCAGTGGCCAGGCCAGGGCCCCACTTTGGCCTGAGGTGAGGAGTGGGTCAGGCTGGCcaggggaggcagagctggggaggATGGTCCCTGGCTGGGCCCTGCTCCTGGTCTCTGGCCTCTCCCAACCCCCCGATGGAGGAAGGTGGCAGCACCACCCAAGTGCAGGGCAGGCCCTGCCGGAGGGGTCTGGAGTCCCCTCCATGCTGTTTCCCAAAGTCTCTCCTCCCCCAGGCTCTGGAGCCCAGGGAGCTGGCCCCTTTTAGGGAAGATGCTGGGTACGGAGGCGGGGCAGCCCTGGGGAAGGTCGGGCCTCAAGCCAGGGAGGTGGCTGGGAGGCCCAGGGTTTTTCCCTTTTCTGGAGAAGGAGCAGCTCAGGCAGCAGGGGccccttccttcttcccagcTGAGAGTTGCATTCTGAGAGGGTTGGAGGGTGGAGGTGCTGGGCGCCCCACCCCACCTCAAAGATGAGCCGAGGCCTGGTGCGAACAGCAAGGCTGTGGCCGGGGGTCCCCTGCTGGCTCcagcccagccctgactcctgggTCCTGGTCTCTGCTGACGCAGGTAGCTGTGGGGATCTCCACACCCTGCCTCCTAGGCTTCCTGCTCTGGGGACACTTCTGGGCCTGGACCATAGTCCCAGGGAGGCTGAACCCGGCAGAGCCTCCCCTGGGGCCCCCCTGCTGCCTTTGTGACTCCTTCCTCCAGCGTGGCTCGGGGAACCCGCGCCTGCCTCTGGGACCTGTCCCTTTCCCTGAGAGCTCTCCCTTCTGGGTCCAAAGGCTCCTGGCTCATTCATGGGCCCGGCATCTCCTGCCGGCCACGGGAGCCCGCTGGGGAGGGTGCAGCATGCTCAGCCTCTGTGCCCTGTCTAGGCTGTTGTCACACAGAAGGTGCCTCCTCTAACCCCGAACCTCCTGGCGGCCCCGTGTTAGGGTACAGCTGAGGAGACCAAGCCTCAGGGACGTTTGAGGACACTTGCCTGGGCCACGTACCTCTACCCGGCCCTGGCTTCCCCAGGTCCTCCCTGCCAGGACAGGGACCCGGGCTGGGTTTTCATTCACTTCGGGCCAGGCCGAGTGAAGCCCGTGGCTGCCCTGGTGGGAGGCGGCAGGGAGGGGCTGTCATGCTCGGGCTCTGCTTCGAGTAGGCGCCTCCTGTTCCCGGGAGCAGCGACAGCCTCTAATTTCCTGTGACAGCAGCGGCCCCCGCACCGCCCCACGCTGCCGTGCTGTCAGAGCTGCTCCGGGCCCAGAGCTCCAGCAGCCCTGTGGAAGGCAGGAGAGCAGTGCCCGCTGTGAGCCAAGTGAGACGATGGCAGCGCGGGCTTGacctggtgcctggcacatgggaggGCCTGGCATGGCTAAGCTGGGTGACATGAACAGCGGCGCCAGGCCCCATGGGGGGCTGTCAGTTGAGGGCCAGGCCCCTCtgccctgcagtcccagctctcTGGAGAGCTTGCAGTCTGTGTTGGGGCTGTCTTAGGCTGGCCTCAGACCCTAGGGTGGGAGTCCAGGGATGCTAGGGCCAGACGGGCCAGGCTCTGCCACCCCTGCCCTCTGACCCTCGGGTCCTGTTTCCCACAGGCGGGCGCTTCTGCTCCTTCTCGCCGTGCATCGAGCAGGTGCAACGCACATGCCAGGCGCTGGCAGCGCGCGGCTTCTCAGAGCTGAGCACCCTGGAGGTGCTGCCACAGGTCTACAACGTGCGCACTGTCAGCCTGCCACCGCCCGACCTGGGCACAGGCACAGATGGCCCTGCCGGCTCCGACACCAGCCCCTTCCGCAGCGGCACGCCCATGAAGGAGGCCGTGGGCCACACCGGCTACCTGACCTTCGCCACCAAGACCCCAGGCTAGGGGGCCGCCTCCCAGGGCACCAGGGAGCTGGGAGCACCGAAGGGCTGGGCAGGGAGGCCAGAGGCACCTTATATGGTCAGCAATGCCTGCCAGACACAGACGGTGGGGTGGGGCTTGGGGGCCTCCTGGGTGGCCAGAGTGGGACAGCAGGAAGGGCGGCTGTGACGGAGGAGCAGAGCTGGGGCTGGTCCTCAGCCATTCCTGTCCAGCCCTGTGGCCCATCCCAGCTGCTGTTTGTTGCCAATATGAAGTATCCACTGCCACAGGCTCCCCTGGGTGTTGAAGCCAAAGGGTGCAGGTGGGGGAGTCTGACCCCCTCCCAGGTGGGCCTAAGCAGGaagggggtggaggagggagggggcatTGTCCCTGAGGCCACGCTGCATCTGACCCCTGGGCCCCCACGGCCCTGGCTGCCCCACGGGGCCTGAGACCATCTCGTGCTTCTCCAGTCCCCGGGCCgaggctccagccttggccagaaGCTGGGGTGAGCTGACCCAGAATCCCTGCCCTGCTCTCCCCAGCGCTAGGAGACCAGGCCAGCCCAGGAACCAGGGAGGTGACCCTGCTCTCTGGCCTCCAGGCTGATGTCACAGCACTGAGCTCAGCCCAGGCCTGCGTCCACTCATGTCCAAGAGGCGGGGCATCCCCCACCCAGCCAGAGCCCCTGACACGGGCTGCACGGGCTGAGGCCAGGCAGCGCTGCGGAGAGGAGCGGCAGAGTGGGTTGTCTGCCGCAGGCAACCAGGCAAGTGTGTCGGGGCTGGGGTGTGAATGCCAGCCTGTGAGTCCCGGAACTATGTGGGTACCCCTACCCCTCACAGAAGCCAAGGGCATGGAGGAGGTCCCTCCACGGCGACAACGGTGTGGGGTAGGGGAGGTGCATCCAGGACACCACCCAGGGACAGTGCCTATgtgatcacctcttaaaggct encodes the following:
- the TRMT61A gene encoding tRNA (adenine(58)-N(1))-methyltransferase catalytic subunit TRMT61A, with amino-acid sequence MSFVAYEELIKEGDTAILSLGHGAMVAVRVQRGAQTQTRHGVLRHSVDLIGRPFGSKVTCGRGGWVYVLHPTPELWTLNLPHRTQILYSTDIALITMMLELRPGSVVCESGTGSGSVSHAIIRTIAPTGHLHTVEFHQQRAEKAREEFQEHRVGRWVTVRTQDVCRSGFGVSHVADAVFLDIPSPWEAVGHAWDALKVEGGRFCSFSPCIEQVQRTCQALAARGFSELSTLEVLPQVYNVRTVSLPPPDLGTGTDGPAGSDTSPFRSGTPMKEAVGHTGYLTFATKTPG